One Manihot esculenta cultivar AM560-2 chromosome 6, M.esculenta_v8, whole genome shotgun sequence DNA segment encodes these proteins:
- the LOC110616764 gene encoding probable potassium transporter 13 isoform X1, producing the protein MVQESGSATRESRLKLYKTTLLLAYQSFGVVYGDLCTSPIYVYKSTFSGSLQLYEEDNEIFGVLSLVFWTLTIIPLCKYIIFVLGADDNGEGGTFALYSLLCRRSKMGFLQSSHIENGFLSAQDSSVPTKETTTNLLIKEYFKKRHSSRVVLLLVVLLGTSMVIGDGILTPTMSGMSSYQITMIYSVDMFSFFGCCLCRFFILRLSHFLLTVLSAVYGIQIKVPNLHENYTVAIACVVLVGLFALQHFGTHRVGFLFAPILLAWLLCLGGVGIYNIFHWNPGVINSLSPYYIYKFFQKAGKNGWRSLGGIFLCVTGAEAMFADLGHFSKLSLRIAFTVIVYPCLVLAYMGEAAYLSKHKDDLQSSFYKAVPEEIFWPVFLIATLATVVGSQAIISATFSLISQSRALGCFPRVKIVHTSNNIHGQIYIPEVNWLLMLLCLAVVSGFRDTAMIANAYGLAVVIVMFVTTLLMFLVISTVWNRNVLWAFLFVLVFGFVELCYFSACIANVDEGGWLSLVVSLLILTLMSTWHYGTSKKLAFELENKVSLDSLLTLGSNMGIARVPGICLVYSDVTSGAPPMFAHFVTNFPAFHQILIFVTLQSLMVPKVPECERFQIARIGPAEFSLFQCIVRYGYRDVRDSHDLETHLIENILRFLKCQGHSIEMAIREPTENGESGTRKVRFRINLEANNEVGEVMEAKEAGVAYMISKTSVRASGASSFVKKFAINIVYGFLRRNSRSPATALGIPPTSLIEVGMVYRV; encoded by the exons ATGGTTCAAGAATCGGGCTCTGCAACTCGGGAGTCTCGACTG AAGCTCTACAAAACCACTCTGCTACTTGCCTACCAGAGTTTTGGTGTTGTCTACGGGGATTTATGTACATCCCCTATCTATGTCTACAAAAGCACATTTTCTGGGAGTTTACAGCTCTACGAGGAGGACAATGAGATCTTTGGTGTACTTTCTCTAGTTTTCTGGACTTTGACTATCATCCCTCTTTGCAAGTACATTATATTTgtgttaggggcagatgacaacGGCGAAG GTGGAACATTTGCATTGTATTCATTACTCTGCCGACGCTCCAAAATGGGATTTTTACAGAGCTCTCATATTGAGAATGGATTTTTGTCTGCTCAAGACTCTTCTGTGCCTACCAAGGAGACAACGACTAACTTGCTTATAAAGGAATATTTCAAGAAGCGCCATTCTTCTCGAGTTGTGCTGCTGCTAGTTGTTTTGCTGGGGACTAGCATGGTTATCGGTGACGGAATACTGACCCCAACAATGTCCGGTATGAGTTCCTATCAGATCACCATGATATATTCAGTagatatgttttctttttttgggtGCTGTTTATGCCGATTTTTTATTCTCAGGCTTTCCCATTTCCTTCTGACAGTTCTATCTGCAGTATATGGAATCCAAATTAAGGTGCCAAATTTACATGAGA ATTATACTGTGGCAATCGCCTGTGTGGTCTTGGTGGGGCTTTTTGCACTCCAGCACTTCGGAACACATAGAGTTGGATTTCTGTTTGCTCCAATCTTATTAGCTTGGCTGCTATGCCTTGGTGGAGTTGGCATTTATAACATATTCCATTGGAACCCTGGTGTAATAAATTCTCTATCTCCATATTATATCTATAAATTTTTTCAGAAAGCTGGAAAAAATGGATGGAGGTCACTAGGAGGAATTTTTCTCTGTGTTACAG GTGCGGAAGCTATGTTTGCTGACCTTGGCCATTTCTCAAAACTTTCTCTCAGG ATTGCATTTACAGTAATTGTGTATCCTTGCTTGGTTCTGGCTTATATGGGTGAAGCTGCCTACCTATCCAAGCACAAGGATGATCTTCAGAGCAGTTTTTACAAGGCTGTACCAG AGGAGATATTTTGGCCAGTGTTTCTCATTGCAACTTTGGCAACTGTGGTGGGTAGCCAAGCAATAATTTCAGCAACTTTCTCCCTCATTAGTCAGTCTAGGGCACTGGGTTGCTTCCCAAGAGTGAAGATAGTACACACATCTAATAATATACATGGGCAGATATACATACCAGAGGTGAACTGGCTACTAATGTTATTGTGTCTCGCTGTTGTTAGTGGATTCAGAGACACTGCTATGATTGCCAATGCATACG GTCTTGCTgtggttatagttatgttcgtCACGACATTGTTGATGTTTTTGGTCATCAGTACTGTGTGGAATCGAAATGTTTTATGGGCTTTCCTGTTTGTATTAGTATTTGGATTTGTGGAATTGTGTTATTTCTCTGCATGCATTGCCAACGTAGACGAAGGAGGCTGGCTTTCCCTGGTGGTCTCTCTTCTAATCTTGACACTAATGTCAACATGGCATTACGGTACTTCAAAAAAACTGGCGTTTGAGTTGGAAAATAAGGTTAGCTTGGACAGCCTGCTAACTCTAGGATCAAACATGGGAATAGCAAGAGTTCCAGGAATTTGCCTGGTTTACTCCGATGTTACCAGTGGTGCCCCTCCAATGTTTGCTCATTTTGTCACAAACTTTCCCGCATTCCATCAGATTCTCATATTCGTTACCCTTCAGTCTTTGATGGTCCCAAAAGTTCCAGAATGTGAGCGTTTCCAAATTGCAAGGATAGGACCTGCAGAGTTCTCTCTGTTCCAGTGCATTGTTAG ATACGGGTACAGGGATGTGAGGGACAGCCATGACTTGGAAACACATCTGATTGAAAACATATTAAGGTTCCTGAAATGCCAAGGCCACAGCATTGAAATGGCAATAAGAGAGCCAACTGAGAATGGTGAGAGTGGGACAAGAAAAGTGAGGTTTCGAATAAATTTGGAAGCAAACAATGAAGTGGGGGAAGTGATGGAGGCGAAAGAAGCAGGTGTGGCTTACATGATTAGCAAAACCAGTGTGAGAGCAAGTGGGGCATCAAGCTTCGTGAAGAAGTTTGCCATTAACATTGTTTATGGGTTTCTCAGACGCAATAGCAGGAGCCCAGCAACAGCACTTGGGATTCCACCGACCTCGCTTATTGAAGTGGGAATGGTTTATCGAGTATAG
- the LOC110618167 gene encoding FK506-binding protein 59, with protein sequence MASVPLNEIDTAHQMFRDGQYEQALGFYTQALSMAKTKAQKIALHSNRAACFLKLHDFKKAAEECTSVLELDHKHAGALMLRAQTLVTLKEYHSALFDVNRLMELNPSSEVYRNLEARLRTQLSLAPIPESDAELEEEDEKDEAELCRHEEEQGGEEDAATAIARNNQQTQPCKTTVNPEVDVPKIPKNSWSSEISREQKFEPRKTIAAEVIAQAQRKVEPRKTLAAEVIAQAQRKKESSDQHSKGWQAIPKPKGHSALDYARWDRVEDDSSEEDDEEDDEDSPPQYRFRVRTVGVRAVK encoded by the exons ATGGCATCTGTCCCGTTGAACGAGATCGACACAGCTCATCAGATGTTCAGAGACGGACAGTACGAGCAAGCGCTAGGCTTTTATACACAGGCACTCTCCATGGCCAAAACCAAGGCCCAGAAGATCGCTTTGCATAGTAACCGAGCTGCTTGTTTTTTAAAATTGCACGATTTCAAAAag GCAGCTGAAGAATGCACATCCGTGCTCGAGCTTGATCACAAGCACGCTGGAGCGCTGATGCTGCGGGCGCAGACGCTGGTCACCCTCAAGGAGTATCACTCCGCCCTCTTTGATGTCAACAGGCTTATGGAGTTGAACCCCTCTTCAGAAGTTTATCGAAATCTTGAAGCTCGGTTGAGGACTCAATTG TCTCTTGCCCCAATACCTGAATCTGATGCTGAGCTGGAAGAAGAGGATGAAAAAGATGAAGCAGAACTATGTAGACATGAGGAAGAACAAGGTGGAGAAGAAGATGCAGCTACAGCAATAGCAAGAAATAATCAGCAAACTCAGCCTTGTAAAACTACTGTTAATCCAGAAGTTGATGTGCCTAAAATACCAAAGAACAGTTGGTCTTCTGAAATAAGTAGAGAGCAAAAGTTTGAGCCGAGAAAGACCATCGCTGCTGAAGTTATTGCCCAAGCACAGCGGAAGGTTGAGCCTAGAAAGACACTTGCTGCTGAAGTTATAGCTCAAGCACAGAGGAAGAAGGAATCATCTGACCAGCATTCCAAGGGATGGCAAGCAATTCCAAAACCAAAGGGCCACTCTGCTTTGGATTATGCTCGTTGGGATAGAGTTGAGGATGACTCAAGTGAAGAGGATgacgaagaagatgatgaagattCTCCGCCTCAGTATCGGTTCCGTGTAAGAACTGTTGGGGTTCGGGCAGTGAAGTGA
- the LOC110616764 gene encoding probable potassium transporter 13 isoform X2, producing the protein MVQESGSATRESRLKLYKTTLLLAYQSFGVVYGDLCTSPIYVYKSTFSGSLQLYEEDNEIFGVLSLVFWTLTIIPLCKYIIFVLGADDNGEGGTFALYSLLCRRSKMGFLQSSHIENGFLSAQDSSVPTKETTTNLLIKEYFKKRHSSRVVLLLVVLLGTSMVIGDGILTPTMSVLSAVYGIQIKVPNLHENYTVAIACVVLVGLFALQHFGTHRVGFLFAPILLAWLLCLGGVGIYNIFHWNPGVINSLSPYYIYKFFQKAGKNGWRSLGGIFLCVTGAEAMFADLGHFSKLSLRIAFTVIVYPCLVLAYMGEAAYLSKHKDDLQSSFYKAVPEEIFWPVFLIATLATVVGSQAIISATFSLISQSRALGCFPRVKIVHTSNNIHGQIYIPEVNWLLMLLCLAVVSGFRDTAMIANAYGLAVVIVMFVTTLLMFLVISTVWNRNVLWAFLFVLVFGFVELCYFSACIANVDEGGWLSLVVSLLILTLMSTWHYGTSKKLAFELENKVSLDSLLTLGSNMGIARVPGICLVYSDVTSGAPPMFAHFVTNFPAFHQILIFVTLQSLMVPKVPECERFQIARIGPAEFSLFQCIVRYGYRDVRDSHDLETHLIENILRFLKCQGHSIEMAIREPTENGESGTRKVRFRINLEANNEVGEVMEAKEAGVAYMISKTSVRASGASSFVKKFAINIVYGFLRRNSRSPATALGIPPTSLIEVGMVYRV; encoded by the exons ATGGTTCAAGAATCGGGCTCTGCAACTCGGGAGTCTCGACTG AAGCTCTACAAAACCACTCTGCTACTTGCCTACCAGAGTTTTGGTGTTGTCTACGGGGATTTATGTACATCCCCTATCTATGTCTACAAAAGCACATTTTCTGGGAGTTTACAGCTCTACGAGGAGGACAATGAGATCTTTGGTGTACTTTCTCTAGTTTTCTGGACTTTGACTATCATCCCTCTTTGCAAGTACATTATATTTgtgttaggggcagatgacaacGGCGAAG GTGGAACATTTGCATTGTATTCATTACTCTGCCGACGCTCCAAAATGGGATTTTTACAGAGCTCTCATATTGAGAATGGATTTTTGTCTGCTCAAGACTCTTCTGTGCCTACCAAGGAGACAACGACTAACTTGCTTATAAAGGAATATTTCAAGAAGCGCCATTCTTCTCGAGTTGTGCTGCTGCTAGTTGTTTTGCTGGGGACTAGCATGGTTATCGGTGACGGAATACTGACCCCAACAATGTCCG TTCTATCTGCAGTATATGGAATCCAAATTAAGGTGCCAAATTTACATGAGA ATTATACTGTGGCAATCGCCTGTGTGGTCTTGGTGGGGCTTTTTGCACTCCAGCACTTCGGAACACATAGAGTTGGATTTCTGTTTGCTCCAATCTTATTAGCTTGGCTGCTATGCCTTGGTGGAGTTGGCATTTATAACATATTCCATTGGAACCCTGGTGTAATAAATTCTCTATCTCCATATTATATCTATAAATTTTTTCAGAAAGCTGGAAAAAATGGATGGAGGTCACTAGGAGGAATTTTTCTCTGTGTTACAG GTGCGGAAGCTATGTTTGCTGACCTTGGCCATTTCTCAAAACTTTCTCTCAGG ATTGCATTTACAGTAATTGTGTATCCTTGCTTGGTTCTGGCTTATATGGGTGAAGCTGCCTACCTATCCAAGCACAAGGATGATCTTCAGAGCAGTTTTTACAAGGCTGTACCAG AGGAGATATTTTGGCCAGTGTTTCTCATTGCAACTTTGGCAACTGTGGTGGGTAGCCAAGCAATAATTTCAGCAACTTTCTCCCTCATTAGTCAGTCTAGGGCACTGGGTTGCTTCCCAAGAGTGAAGATAGTACACACATCTAATAATATACATGGGCAGATATACATACCAGAGGTGAACTGGCTACTAATGTTATTGTGTCTCGCTGTTGTTAGTGGATTCAGAGACACTGCTATGATTGCCAATGCATACG GTCTTGCTgtggttatagttatgttcgtCACGACATTGTTGATGTTTTTGGTCATCAGTACTGTGTGGAATCGAAATGTTTTATGGGCTTTCCTGTTTGTATTAGTATTTGGATTTGTGGAATTGTGTTATTTCTCTGCATGCATTGCCAACGTAGACGAAGGAGGCTGGCTTTCCCTGGTGGTCTCTCTTCTAATCTTGACACTAATGTCAACATGGCATTACGGTACTTCAAAAAAACTGGCGTTTGAGTTGGAAAATAAGGTTAGCTTGGACAGCCTGCTAACTCTAGGATCAAACATGGGAATAGCAAGAGTTCCAGGAATTTGCCTGGTTTACTCCGATGTTACCAGTGGTGCCCCTCCAATGTTTGCTCATTTTGTCACAAACTTTCCCGCATTCCATCAGATTCTCATATTCGTTACCCTTCAGTCTTTGATGGTCCCAAAAGTTCCAGAATGTGAGCGTTTCCAAATTGCAAGGATAGGACCTGCAGAGTTCTCTCTGTTCCAGTGCATTGTTAG ATACGGGTACAGGGATGTGAGGGACAGCCATGACTTGGAAACACATCTGATTGAAAACATATTAAGGTTCCTGAAATGCCAAGGCCACAGCATTGAAATGGCAATAAGAGAGCCAACTGAGAATGGTGAGAGTGGGACAAGAAAAGTGAGGTTTCGAATAAATTTGGAAGCAAACAATGAAGTGGGGGAAGTGATGGAGGCGAAAGAAGCAGGTGTGGCTTACATGATTAGCAAAACCAGTGTGAGAGCAAGTGGGGCATCAAGCTTCGTGAAGAAGTTTGCCATTAACATTGTTTATGGGTTTCTCAGACGCAATAGCAGGAGCCCAGCAACAGCACTTGGGATTCCACCGACCTCGCTTATTGAAGTGGGAATGGTTTATCGAGTATAG
- the LOC110618231 gene encoding acetylornithine aminotransferase, mitochondrial isoform X1: MTLLISSNATVCQSLNFRQLVHPDRGEWPRQIFRFNGRKPIATSCLNVDVQAPESSGKIAVVRESKEVMEAEGRFIVGTYARVPVVLASGKGCKLYDVEGREYLDCSSGIAVNALGHCDPDWVKAVVDQANVLTHVSNVYYSIPQVELAKHLVACSFADRVFFTNSGTEANEAAIKFARKYQRYSNPNDAEPATEFISFSNSFHGRTMGALALTSKEQYRSPFEPLMPGVTFLEYGNINATRELIQRGKTAAVFVEPIQGEGGIYSATKEFLEFLRSVCDDAGALLVFDEVQCGLGRTGYLWAHEAYGVFPDIMTLAKPLAGGLPIGAVLVTERVASAINYGDHGSTFAGGSLVCNAALTVLEKILKPAFLVSVSKKGQYFKEILNQRLGGNSHVKEIRGQGLLIGIELDVPASPLVDACRNAGLLVLTAGKGNIVRLVPPLIITEQELDAAAEILQNSMSVLDENDSK, translated from the exons ATGACTTTACTAATTAGTTCCAACGCTACAGTCTGCCAATCACTCAATTTCCGCCAATTAGTCCATCCAGACCGCGGAGAATGGCCACGACAAATATTCAGATTCAACGGCCGGAAACCAATCGCCACCTCTTGTCTTAATGTGGACGTGCAAGCACCGGAAAGTTCCGGGAAAATTGCGGTGGTCAGAGAGAGCAAGGAGGTGATGGAGGCGGAAGGGAGGTTTATAGTAGGGACGTATGCGAGAGTGCCGGTGGTGCTGGCCAGTGGCAAGGGTTGTAAATTATATGATGTTGAAGGGCGAGAGTATTTGGACTGCAGTTCGGGAATTGCGGTGAATGCATTGGGGCATTGTGACCCTGATTGGGTCAAAGCTGTGGTTGATCAGGCTAACGTGTTGACCCATGTCAGCAATGTTTACTATTCCATTCCTCAG GTGGAACTTGCTAAGCACCTAGTAGCTTGCTCTTTTGCTGATCGTGTGTTTTTCACAAATTCTGGAACAGAAGCAAATGAAGCAGCTATCAAATTTGCTAGGAAGTACCAGAGATACTCAAATCCTAATGATGCAGAGCCAGCCACTGAATTCATATCTTTTTCTAATAGCTTCCATGGGAGGACTATGGGTGCTCTTGCCCTGACCAGCAAAGAACAGTATAGATCACCTTTTGAACCTCTCATGCCTGGAGTGACTTTTTTGGAGTATGGAAATATAAATGCAACAAGAGAATTAATTCAACGTGGGAAAACGGCTGCAGTTTTTGTTGAACCCATACAAGGTGAAGGCGGCATCTACAGTGCAACAAAGGAATTTTTAGAGTTCTTGCGCTCTGTTTGTGATGATGCTGGGGCTCTTCTGGTCTTTGATgag GTGCAATGTGGTCTAGGCAGAACTGGATACCTATGGGCCCATGAAGCATATGGTGTCTTCCCGGATATAATGACGCTTGCCAAACCACTCGCTGGAGGCTTACCCATTGGAGCTGTGTTGGTGACTGAAAGAGTTGCTTCAGCAATAAATTATGGCGACCATGGAAGTACTTTTGCTGGTGGATCTCTTGTCTGTAATGCAGCCCTTACTGTTCTAGAAAAAATATTGAAACCAGCTTTCTTGGTCAGTGTGTCTAAAAAGGGGCAGTACTTCAAAGAAATTTTAAATCAGAGGCTAGGTGGAAACTCACATGTGAAAGAAATTCGAGGACAAGGACTGCTTATTGGAATTGAGTTGGATGTGCCAGCCTCACCTCTTGTAGATGCTTGTCGAAACGCTGGTCTTCTAGTATTAACTGCTGGAAAGGGAAATATTGTGAGGCTTGTGCCTCCTTTGATCATAACAGAGCAGGAACTTGATGCTGCAGCTGAAATTCTGCAAAATTCAATGTCCGTACTTGATGagaatgattcaaaatag
- the LOC110618231 gene encoding acetylornithine aminotransferase, mitochondrial isoform X2 — protein sequence MEAEGRFIVGTYARVPVVLASGKGCKLYDVEGREYLDCSSGIAVNALGHCDPDWVKAVVDQANVLTHVSNVYYSIPQVELAKHLVACSFADRVFFTNSGTEANEAAIKFARKYQRYSNPNDAEPATEFISFSNSFHGRTMGALALTSKEQYRSPFEPLMPGVTFLEYGNINATRELIQRGKTAAVFVEPIQGEGGIYSATKEFLEFLRSVCDDAGALLVFDEVQCGLGRTGYLWAHEAYGVFPDIMTLAKPLAGGLPIGAVLVTERVASAINYGDHGSTFAGGSLVCNAALTVLEKILKPAFLVSVSKKGQYFKEILNQRLGGNSHVKEIRGQGLLIGIELDVPASPLVDACRNAGLLVLTAGKGNIVRLVPPLIITEQELDAAAEILQNSMSVLDENDSK from the exons ATGGAGGCGGAAGGGAGGTTTATAGTAGGGACGTATGCGAGAGTGCCGGTGGTGCTGGCCAGTGGCAAGGGTTGTAAATTATATGATGTTGAAGGGCGAGAGTATTTGGACTGCAGTTCGGGAATTGCGGTGAATGCATTGGGGCATTGTGACCCTGATTGGGTCAAAGCTGTGGTTGATCAGGCTAACGTGTTGACCCATGTCAGCAATGTTTACTATTCCATTCCTCAG GTGGAACTTGCTAAGCACCTAGTAGCTTGCTCTTTTGCTGATCGTGTGTTTTTCACAAATTCTGGAACAGAAGCAAATGAAGCAGCTATCAAATTTGCTAGGAAGTACCAGAGATACTCAAATCCTAATGATGCAGAGCCAGCCACTGAATTCATATCTTTTTCTAATAGCTTCCATGGGAGGACTATGGGTGCTCTTGCCCTGACCAGCAAAGAACAGTATAGATCACCTTTTGAACCTCTCATGCCTGGAGTGACTTTTTTGGAGTATGGAAATATAAATGCAACAAGAGAATTAATTCAACGTGGGAAAACGGCTGCAGTTTTTGTTGAACCCATACAAGGTGAAGGCGGCATCTACAGTGCAACAAAGGAATTTTTAGAGTTCTTGCGCTCTGTTTGTGATGATGCTGGGGCTCTTCTGGTCTTTGATgag GTGCAATGTGGTCTAGGCAGAACTGGATACCTATGGGCCCATGAAGCATATGGTGTCTTCCCGGATATAATGACGCTTGCCAAACCACTCGCTGGAGGCTTACCCATTGGAGCTGTGTTGGTGACTGAAAGAGTTGCTTCAGCAATAAATTATGGCGACCATGGAAGTACTTTTGCTGGTGGATCTCTTGTCTGTAATGCAGCCCTTACTGTTCTAGAAAAAATATTGAAACCAGCTTTCTTGGTCAGTGTGTCTAAAAAGGGGCAGTACTTCAAAGAAATTTTAAATCAGAGGCTAGGTGGAAACTCACATGTGAAAGAAATTCGAGGACAAGGACTGCTTATTGGAATTGAGTTGGATGTGCCAGCCTCACCTCTTGTAGATGCTTGTCGAAACGCTGGTCTTCTAGTATTAACTGCTGGAAAGGGAAATATTGTGAGGCTTGTGCCTCCTTTGATCATAACAGAGCAGGAACTTGATGCTGCAGCTGAAATTCTGCAAAATTCAATGTCCGTACTTGATGagaatgattcaaaatag
- the LOC110616764 gene encoding probable potassium transporter 13 isoform X3, which produces MGFLQSSHIENGFLSAQDSSVPTKETTTNLLIKEYFKKRHSSRVVLLLVVLLGTSMVIGDGILTPTMSGMSSYQITMIYSVDMFSFFGCCLCRFFILRLSHFLLTVLSAVYGIQIKVPNLHENYTVAIACVVLVGLFALQHFGTHRVGFLFAPILLAWLLCLGGVGIYNIFHWNPGVINSLSPYYIYKFFQKAGKNGWRSLGGIFLCVTGAEAMFADLGHFSKLSLRIAFTVIVYPCLVLAYMGEAAYLSKHKDDLQSSFYKAVPEEIFWPVFLIATLATVVGSQAIISATFSLISQSRALGCFPRVKIVHTSNNIHGQIYIPEVNWLLMLLCLAVVSGFRDTAMIANAYGLAVVIVMFVTTLLMFLVISTVWNRNVLWAFLFVLVFGFVELCYFSACIANVDEGGWLSLVVSLLILTLMSTWHYGTSKKLAFELENKVSLDSLLTLGSNMGIARVPGICLVYSDVTSGAPPMFAHFVTNFPAFHQILIFVTLQSLMVPKVPECERFQIARIGPAEFSLFQCIVRYGYRDVRDSHDLETHLIENILRFLKCQGHSIEMAIREPTENGESGTRKVRFRINLEANNEVGEVMEAKEAGVAYMISKTSVRASGASSFVKKFAINIVYGFLRRNSRSPATALGIPPTSLIEVGMVYRV; this is translated from the exons ATGGGATTTTTACAGAGCTCTCATATTGAGAATGGATTTTTGTCTGCTCAAGACTCTTCTGTGCCTACCAAGGAGACAACGACTAACTTGCTTATAAAGGAATATTTCAAGAAGCGCCATTCTTCTCGAGTTGTGCTGCTGCTAGTTGTTTTGCTGGGGACTAGCATGGTTATCGGTGACGGAATACTGACCCCAACAATGTCCGGTATGAGTTCCTATCAGATCACCATGATATATTCAGTagatatgttttctttttttgggtGCTGTTTATGCCGATTTTTTATTCTCAGGCTTTCCCATTTCCTTCTGACAGTTCTATCTGCAGTATATGGAATCCAAATTAAGGTGCCAAATTTACATGAGA ATTATACTGTGGCAATCGCCTGTGTGGTCTTGGTGGGGCTTTTTGCACTCCAGCACTTCGGAACACATAGAGTTGGATTTCTGTTTGCTCCAATCTTATTAGCTTGGCTGCTATGCCTTGGTGGAGTTGGCATTTATAACATATTCCATTGGAACCCTGGTGTAATAAATTCTCTATCTCCATATTATATCTATAAATTTTTTCAGAAAGCTGGAAAAAATGGATGGAGGTCACTAGGAGGAATTTTTCTCTGTGTTACAG GTGCGGAAGCTATGTTTGCTGACCTTGGCCATTTCTCAAAACTTTCTCTCAGG ATTGCATTTACAGTAATTGTGTATCCTTGCTTGGTTCTGGCTTATATGGGTGAAGCTGCCTACCTATCCAAGCACAAGGATGATCTTCAGAGCAGTTTTTACAAGGCTGTACCAG AGGAGATATTTTGGCCAGTGTTTCTCATTGCAACTTTGGCAACTGTGGTGGGTAGCCAAGCAATAATTTCAGCAACTTTCTCCCTCATTAGTCAGTCTAGGGCACTGGGTTGCTTCCCAAGAGTGAAGATAGTACACACATCTAATAATATACATGGGCAGATATACATACCAGAGGTGAACTGGCTACTAATGTTATTGTGTCTCGCTGTTGTTAGTGGATTCAGAGACACTGCTATGATTGCCAATGCATACG GTCTTGCTgtggttatagttatgttcgtCACGACATTGTTGATGTTTTTGGTCATCAGTACTGTGTGGAATCGAAATGTTTTATGGGCTTTCCTGTTTGTATTAGTATTTGGATTTGTGGAATTGTGTTATTTCTCTGCATGCATTGCCAACGTAGACGAAGGAGGCTGGCTTTCCCTGGTGGTCTCTCTTCTAATCTTGACACTAATGTCAACATGGCATTACGGTACTTCAAAAAAACTGGCGTTTGAGTTGGAAAATAAGGTTAGCTTGGACAGCCTGCTAACTCTAGGATCAAACATGGGAATAGCAAGAGTTCCAGGAATTTGCCTGGTTTACTCCGATGTTACCAGTGGTGCCCCTCCAATGTTTGCTCATTTTGTCACAAACTTTCCCGCATTCCATCAGATTCTCATATTCGTTACCCTTCAGTCTTTGATGGTCCCAAAAGTTCCAGAATGTGAGCGTTTCCAAATTGCAAGGATAGGACCTGCAGAGTTCTCTCTGTTCCAGTGCATTGTTAG ATACGGGTACAGGGATGTGAGGGACAGCCATGACTTGGAAACACATCTGATTGAAAACATATTAAGGTTCCTGAAATGCCAAGGCCACAGCATTGAAATGGCAATAAGAGAGCCAACTGAGAATGGTGAGAGTGGGACAAGAAAAGTGAGGTTTCGAATAAATTTGGAAGCAAACAATGAAGTGGGGGAAGTGATGGAGGCGAAAGAAGCAGGTGTGGCTTACATGATTAGCAAAACCAGTGTGAGAGCAAGTGGGGCATCAAGCTTCGTGAAGAAGTTTGCCATTAACATTGTTTATGGGTTTCTCAGACGCAATAGCAGGAGCCCAGCAACAGCACTTGGGATTCCACCGACCTCGCTTATTGAAGTGGGAATGGTTTATCGAGTATAG